TCCAGTAATTTAGTACACTGTAAGTACCCTATTGTAAGTATTTATATAGTGATTTGATAAGTTTACATTTGTTTTACTGGTGGGTTACCATAGGCTGCACTACAATGCTGTACAAAGGGGATTATGGGGGAAATGGGTTTATTATTAAAagggaacaagaaaaaaaaaatcaaccggTATATGGTCCATGTCCTGTAGCACAACTTTGAAATTCTCCACAAAGTTTATTAATAAAATGCCCATTTTGAATAAATTGTTCGTGTTTTTTCACCATTTTGTGACACTGGGTAAAGCTAATATTATACACATCCATCTTTCTAGCTGACCTAACATTCAAGTGGTATGTGTATGTCAGAATGACAATTATACACTAtatagacaaaagtattgggacgcACCTCAAACAAATTCAGAGCCATTGCCAGAtgaaatcaagcacctagctaTGCAGACAGGTTTACAAACAATTGTGAAAGAAttggtcattctgaagagctcagtgaattcaagcatgttgctgtcataggatgctaCCATTGCAATGTCAGCTTATGAAATTTATTCCCTGCTacatattccatggtcaactgtaagtggtattattgcaaagtggaagcgtttaggaacaacaggaACTCGACCATAAAAtgtctgttactttacatggtctgagTGGGTTCACAGAGTACTGAAgcacatagtgtgtaaaagtggCCAGccctcttgaacagcagagttCCAAATTTCCTCTAgaattaaccccagcacaaaaactgcagaatgggcttccatggctgagcagctgcatgcaagagTGGTAAAGCAccctgccactggactctgaagAAACGGAAATGTGTTCTGCAGAGTAACAAATCACGCTAgtgtctgatggatgagtctggatTTGGCAAATGCtggaacattacctgcctgactgcattgtgccaactcttctggatgaatgggcaaaagaCACACTCAAAACTCTTGTGGTAAGCCTTCCCAGATGAGTgacagctgttacagctgcaaagggtaaccaactccatattgatgcttATGGATTTAGAACAGGGTGTCAGAAAAGTTCCTATGGATGTAATGGTCTCGAGTCCCAATTCTTTTGTCCATAGAGTGCATGTTCTATGATGAAACTGTAGGGGGGTTTCTCACTATGTACTAGCAATGGGTGGGCTAATCTGCACTTTCCAGTTTAATCCGGCAGTCCCCAAGTGTATGGCCTCTTAGACAACAAGGTAACAATCCCCCGCACCGTGGGCTTTTCTGCTTATTCACCGCCTTGTATTGGATACTTTTCTCAGTCGTGGGAATTATATTGTTATGGTATTCAAATAAACTTTTGCGATTGCCTAAACACTTCTAGGAAGCTCCAAAGGAAATGTAGAGGACGTTTAATTTGACTTCACCTCCCAATATCAAACGCTCACTGCCATAACACAGGGTCCATTTATACATGTACGTACTTGTTAATTTATAATCATACAGACGAAATCCCATCTCCTACCAACCACATAACTGTACAGTGACAGCCACATGCCTCAATAATAAAATTAGCAGAAATAGTTTCACACGGAAAAACGAAGCAGTTTTACTTACCCGATAGCAAAGGGCTATTAATAAAAACCCAGAAGAACAACGCATGACAAAATCTTTGAAACCTAGTGTATTTGCGTGTGGATATGTAACGTCACATACTCAAACACGCTTTTTCCGCAAGCACTTTGATAGCAACACACAtcatgaagaaaaaaatcaactgAGAATATTAAAGACGCACCGGACCGACGTAGAGGGGCGCTAcggctccccccccaccccgcgaATCACTGCGCATGCGCGGTGCGACGGGCTTTGCGGAAAGGGGTCACGAACTCTGACCCTCCCCGGAGCAGCTGCGAACAGCAGAAACACaactttaaattttaaaaataataaaatcgaACACCGTCGGAGGTTGAAAATAGCGCGCACGGGTAAGTCTTCCTCTCGTCCTTTTTTTGCACCGACGATACTGGTCGGCTGAGCACGAGTCGTGGCGCGCGCCGAGAGGAAGCGCCAAATAAGAGGTAAAAGTGCAGCTGCCATGGTCGGTTAGCTTTTAGCTTAGCACGGCGGGACGCGACGCCTGCTACGGCGGCCAAAACCGCCAGAACCAAGGCTCACTGTCGACCCACTTACAATCTCACACCGTATGTCGTGTTTAAAAATCATATTTAAAACACGACATGGCGGCTGCGTTCCCTGCATTAGTGCGGCAGCGAGGCGGCCAGAATAGCTACCTCACTCGGTGGCCATTTTTAGCCAGTTTGTTCACACTTCAGACTGTTTTTTTATAAGCCATTAAAAATAAGTTAATAACGAAACCGTACTGCTGTGTGCGTTTGTCCCGCGTTAAGCTGCTTGTAACCACGCCGAGGCGTTTCATACTTTAAAGCAGTCTTAGCGTCCTTTCTCCAGGGATGGTAGCGAGATCCCGCCTGGATGGAGCGCACCGACCCCCGGCACGGCAGCCTGCTTTAACCCCGCAGTGCTGACCTTTCACCCACAGGGAAAATACTTTTATCTTCCGTATCGGATTTAAGCTCTAGCACGGCCGGCTATGCTGTAGTTCATTTAGCTAATTTGTGTTTGCAATTTTAAGCCGTTTATAGATCGTACCTGAGAAACCGGCTAACTGCTAACTGATAGGATACTCACATGGAGATTTCTGTGAATCTCGCATGCTTGTCAcgctgttttgtttattatccATTAGCTAAGTTAACAGGCCGGGCACTGCGATTACTAGACCATTTCCGAATTTGGTGTAGGAAGAAACCCAGTAGGGAGAGATAAGAAAAACACTATTTGCCCACATCCTCCGTCACCCTATAAAAGTTTAAGCGTAGAGCATGGTTTGCCTGCACTTATCCAAAGCAAATCGATAGTTATCAGTCTGGTTTGCTTTATCCCGGCTATAATATATACCGGTGTTGCTACATTAACGATTAAAGGAGGATCGAAATAATTGTAGCATGATACACCAGAACACTGACCGAATCATCTTTATTAGCAATTCCAGATGGGGTGACATTTTGTGAAATTTGTCTTCTGGACCAGTATTAAATATGACGTAAAAGCACCCCTCCCTCTCCCAAAATGAGATGTCTTTATGTATTTCACAAGAACATGATTTCCCACCCCTGCTATACAGTATCCATGTATACGTCACAGAATAGATCCCATAACAGTTTCTTATAAAGTTCTTGAAGATCTCCATTACTTCATTGTGGTTTGTTGTATCATTGGTGGTTTGTACCAACCTGACAGGGTTACACTTTTTTGACAACTGGTCATCTTCTTTAGGTCTGTGTACTCCATGGGTTTTAGCACTCAGGTTCATTGGTAGGACACCGCATCAGAATGGAAGGACAAACCCAGAGGATACAGCTGGTCTCAGCCGACGGGGGCGTGGCGCTTGGGCATCGCATACAGGTGACGCTGCACCATCCCATGCTGTTATTCCGAATGTACAGCATCTGTGTGTGACAGCAGTAGAATATAAAGTTTCTTATTTTTCCCCTCCAGATCGTGACTGACCAGCAGACGGGGCAGAAGATCCAGATCGTCACAGCGTATGACCAGGCGCCGGCTGGCAAGCAGCAGTTCATCCTGGCCAATGCGGACTATTCCACGGCGGGCAAAGTGATCCTGACCAAGCAGGAACAGACCCCCAGCAAGGTCATCCTGGCCACACCAGACAGCACGGCCGTCAACCAGCTGCTGTTTGCCTCCCCTGAGCTGGCGGGACAGCAGATCCAAGTACGCCACCTGTCAGCCCGTATCCAGAAACCCCCTTTCCTTCCTTTATTTGAAAACCTAAGGCTGATTTGCACTTCTGCGTCAAGCCTACGCTGTGACCTACGCAAGTGGCTTATGCCGTTGTAAGCGTTTATACTTGTGTGCTGGTGTGTCAGTTTCGCGCAGCAATTACACCGTCAAAGCACTAAGTGATGCATAGTTTAGGATGTCGCATTTATTGTCTTCCCACCCTGTGATATATTCAGTTgttgaaaaaacacatttaagaaAGTATCCATTTACCGAGTCCTGGTTATATTTGCACTGCTCCAAACTTCCTGTAGACAAATTTGGAAAAATGTCAAGCGACTACAAAGTCACTTTTTTACACTATACCTAACCTGCTCGAAGCAGGTTTATATGCAGGATTTCTGTTTAAAACAGGTGTAAGTCCCACCCCTTTCACCAAAAAGCCGATGTTGTTAGGATGGGCGATAGCACTGATTTTCATTTCAGTCCAATACAACTTAACAGAAATAGAATGTTTTTATCCCGATACTAATATTCAGTGCTGGTCCCTTTACAGCCTTGCTGTCGAAGTTTTCCAAGCCGGGCTGCTATTATCAAAAGACGGCTCTTAGTTTGCATCTTTACGTTGCGATTCTGACACTTCCCCTTTAATGCAAACACGGGCAGGCCAACCCCAAGTCAATTTACCAAGCTGATTAACAGTGATGCAGGAATTAGGAATTAAAAGCAAATTAAGTTGGGGTATATAGTACACCCCATTGGTCAAGTTGTCTGAGGGCACTTGGGTAAACTGTTCTTCAGGTTTCTGACTCCAAACATACTGGCCCATTTGCAAGGCTCAGATAATGATAATGTTGCCATAGCCCACAGTATCATCGATGTCTGTTTACTGTGTTTTCACTCTGCCACGGCGCCTTTGTCCTTCCATTCATGTGAATCCGACAGTCATGCCAAGTCTTGTTTTCGGCTGCAGTTTGTCACAGACGGTAGCCTGGACCAGTCGGCAGCCAAACCCGTGGTGGAGTACTGTGTGGTGTGTGGAGACAAGGCTTCAGGTGAGCGGTGTGCAGGTTCAGAAAGCGTGAGGGCGCTTCCAGGGACACAGCACAGCGAACATGCTGAAGTTGTTTAGCTCATTATTTATCAGATATGCCATAGTGGTCAAACAAAAGCCCAGGGCTGGTTGCTTATCTCGTGCACTGCTGGTGGGCTGAGCTTGCAGGCCGAGGCCATATCTAACCCCCCTCCAAAACGCAGGGCGGCACTACGGCGCGGTGAGCTGTGAGGGCTGCAAAGGCTTCTTTAAGCGCAGCATCAGGAAGAACCTGGTGTACACGTGTCGGGGCTCTGGGGAATGCGTCATCAACAAGCACCACCGCAACCGCTGCCAGTACTGCAGACTGCAGCGCTGCATGGCCTTTGGAATGAAGCAGGACTGTAAGCCACCGCCGCCCaccacctctcccccccccccccccccccccccccccccccccctccagcttgATCCCACCGCCTGCAAGCGTCACAAGCTTcatctctgtcccccccccagccgtgcAGTGCGAGCGGAAGCCAGTGGAGGTGTCCCGGGAGAAATCCGTCAACTGCGCGGCCTCCACGGAGAAAATCTACATCCGCAAGAACCTCTGCAGCCCCCTGGCGGCCACGCCCACCTTCGTGACGGAGAAGGAGACGGCCAGGTACATAGCAAGCCGCCGGACGCAGGAGCCTTTCAGGCTCAGTGTTGGTCCCTCCTTTCTGTGCAGTGGGGGGGTCTTTCGCTGATGCTGTTCTCTGTAGGTCTACGAGTCTGCTGGAGTCGGGCATGTTGTTGAACATCCAGCAGCCTTTCTCCAAGCTGGAGAATGCCATCATGGTTCCAGTGTCCCCCGAAAAGGTACGGCTCGTGTGTTCTCCACACCACGTTCCGTGTTCAGACGGCGCTCGTCTTTCACACAGCGCTTGGTGAAAATATCCTCACGTAGTTCCGCCAAATCTTTCACCTGGAGCACTACAGAGTTAGTGTTCATGGTCAGGCTGCTATAGCCAAACCATTGGTCACTCGTGCCAATGCCACGTAGTTTCAGTGGTGCCACCAGTGCAAACCTTGGGCTGTGGACAATGGGAAGTGTATGGTTCTCAGatgagtccaccttcactgtctttctCACATCTGGGAGAGTTTCGGTGTGGAGAAGCCCCAAGGAGGTTTACCACCCGGACTGTGGTGGTTTGGGCTGCAGTGTCATGGCATTCCCTAGGCCCCACTACATGTTCTAGATGGGCGTGTTATTCCAGTAGTTCAAACGCTGTACACTGAAGCTGGTGTCGTGCATCGGCACGATAATGcaccaaaacacacagcaaggCTGGTGACAGGGGTTTGATGGGCATGAAAGTGATGTTGAACATCTCTCATGGCCTGCACTCGCCAGATTGGAATATTAttggggtgttttggaggagcaagtcaggaaacgttttcctccagGAATGGCTCATGATCCCTCTGGCCACCGCAGGACTTGgatctgtcattcccaagacaAACGGATGCTGTGTCGGCTGCAAAAGGAAGGCCTGACGCCATACTAACAAATTATGGTTGTCTAAAACCAGGTGTTTCAGTTTTTATTGTGAAACTTTCTTCAGGTTTCCGTCCAGCCGCCGAGCGCATCTGCTGTGCAGCCTGAATCTGACCGCATTCTCTTCCCACCAGGGTGACCCCTGTCAGGGTGACCTCAGCACTCTGGCCAACGTGGTGACGTCGCTCGCCCACTTGAACAAGGCGAGGGAGATGACGGACTGCAGCGTCGACCTGTCGGGGATGGAGACGCTGAGTAACGGCGACGGGTCCATAGCGGAGATTCCGTCGGAGGAACAGAATACGAGCGACATCACACGGTATGGATTTGGTGTCTCTGCATTGACGGTCAAATGCGGCTGCTGCATTTCCAGCGGCGTTCGTGCCTTGCCGACGCTTCGTACCAGCATGTCACCTCGCCCGCCTTTTGCCCGCAGAGCGTTCGACACACTAGCCAAGGCACTAAACCCTGCAGAGAGCGCCTCTGGTGAGGCCATGGAGGCCAGCATGCGCCTGGTGTCGGGTGACCAGTCGGGCGGCATCGTGGAGCTGGAGGGGCCGCTGCTCTGCGAAAGCCACGTGCCCTTTAAGGTGAGCGCGTTCGCCAGCGGTAGCCGACGTCCAGCCCTGGCTTCGACATGGCGGAGGTTGATCCTGGATCAGTGGGCTAAGCTCATCCGGCCTCCCCTGCATTTCTGCCTGCAGCTGATGATGCCTTTGCCCATGCCAGAGTATCTCAACGTGAACTACATCTGCGAGTCGGCCTCTCGCCTGCTCTTCCTGTCTATGCACTGGGCTCGCTCCATACCTGCCTTCCAGGCCCTGGGGTGAGTTCCTCCTCCCCTTCTCCCATATCATCGCTTACACTCTTCCACAGTTTCCCACTCCTGCTCATATGTGATCATGTTTTCCTGCACCTTTTTTCAGAGCTTCCCATCCTGGAGGTTTTCTCTTGGCCGAAATACTTTAAACGTTAAAGATGTGGGACAGAAAATTGAGTTTGTAGAGCCTGAAATGCAAAATTACCCATTGATCCGTCTTCCTGCCTCGTACTTAATACAGGGTCATGGGAAAGTTTTTAAAACACTTAAAGAGCATCTTTGCTAAATTAAGGTTGTTGCTTTCAAAGTCTACGTTGAGCCTAGAGTCTCCCCgtctttgatttattttttttttctttcagaagCATAATTAATGTCTTATGGAAATGGGACGCTGGCAGTGTGGCTCTCTTCCTTGTTTCCCTAAGGCAGAGTTCTGTTTCAAGTTGTGTGAACCCTTTGTGATGCAGCCAAACACCCACAAATCCTTTTGCTTTTAATTCAGGGACAGAACTACTTTCCCAAGTTAAAGTATCGTGTGAATTTTTGGTCTGATTTGCATCACATCTTGTCTGCACACGATAGAAGGAAA
The nucleotide sequence above comes from Paramormyrops kingsleyae isolate MSU_618 chromosome 3, PKINGS_0.4, whole genome shotgun sequence. Encoded proteins:
- the nr2c1 gene encoding nuclear receptor subfamily 2 group C member 1 isoform X1; amino-acid sequence: MEGQTQRIQLVSADGGVALGHRIQIVTDQQTGQKIQIVTAYDQAPAGKQQFILANADYSTAGKVILTKQEQTPSKVILATPDSTAVNQLLFASPELAGQQIQFVTDGSLDQSAAKPVVEYCVVCGDKASGRHYGAVSCEGCKGFFKRSIRKNLVYTCRGSGECVINKHHRNRCQYCRLQRCMAFGMKQDSVQCERKPVEVSREKSVNCAASTEKIYIRKNLCSPLAATPTFVTEKETARSTSLLESGMLLNIQQPFSKLENAIMVPVSPEKGDPCQGDLSTLANVVTSLAHLNKAREMTDCSVDLSGMETLSNGDGSIAEIPSEEQNTSDITRAFDTLAKALNPAESASGEAMEASMRLVSGDQSGGIVELEGPLLCESHVPFKLMMPLPMPEYLNVNYICESASRLLFLSMHWARSIPAFQALGQESNISLMKACWNELFALGMAQCSHVMNVATILAAIISHLQSGLQEVHSTKQRPVTCNAEHVVGVKLTQHANEAEHTSPEKLSAERVKLVMEHIWRMQEFCNSMSKLSLDAYEYAYLKAIVLFSPDHPGIDNTLQIQRFQEKAYMELQDYVAQMYPEDTYRLSKLLLRLPALRLMSGAITEELFFAGLIGNVQIDSIIPYILKMESTDYNSQGVTAVIQ
- the nr2c1 gene encoding nuclear receptor subfamily 2 group C member 1 isoform X2, which codes for MEGQTQRIQLVSADGGVALGHRIQIVTDQQTGQKIQIVTAYDQAPAGKQQFILANADYSTAGKVILTKQEQTPSKVILATPDSTAVNQLLFASPELAGQQIQFVTDGSLDQSAAKPVVEYCVVCGDKASGRHYGAVSCEGCKGFFKRSIRKNLVYTCRGSGECVINKHHRNRCQYCRLQRCMAFGMKQDSVQCERKPVEVSREKSVNCAASTEKIYIRKNLCSPLAATPTFVTEKETARSTSLLESGMLLNIQQPFSKLENAIMVPVSPEKGDPCQGDLSTLANVVTSLAHLNKAREMTDCSVDLSGMETLSNGDGSIAEIPSEEQNTSDITRAFDTLAKALNPAESASGEAMEASMRLVSGDQSGGIVELEGPLLCESHVPFKLMMPLPMPEYLNVNYICESASRLLFLSMHWARSIPAFQALGQESNISLMKACWNELFALGMAQCSHVMNVATILAAIISHLQSGLQEEKLSAERVKLVMEHIWRMQEFCNSMSKLSLDAYEYAYLKAIVLFSPDHPGIDNTLQIQRFQEKAYMELQDYVAQMYPEDTYRLSKLLLRLPALRLMSGAITEELFFAGLIGNVQIDSIIPYILKMESTDYNSQGVTAVIQ